A part of Paenibacillus sp. 481 genomic DNA contains:
- a CDS encoding energy-coupling factor transporter transmembrane component T, whose product MKPVVSFDPRTQLLIVLMSSLAVFLVDMNKLLWIIAFMTVYLLLQSIYKSTLQLLLLTGLLFLLQNWIARTDVEIIKMFGFVTYLGLRLMPVFMASLSFVRVPSGKLMAALQQMKLPMGMVIAITVSSRYMPVMRLEHEAIQTSASLRGVSYRSPKNWLRPLRTFEHTIVPLLMRSLKISDQLAASATTKGIDYPGKKTSIYQISFRWQDYMLLLVYVGWLFVVYQHEVIQ is encoded by the coding sequence ATGAAGCCCGTTGTATCATTTGATCCACGCACCCAGTTGCTAATCGTCCTGATGTCCAGCTTGGCTGTTTTTTTGGTGGATATGAATAAATTACTTTGGATCATCGCTTTTATGACGGTTTATCTACTGTTGCAAAGCATTTACAAAAGTACGTTACAGCTTCTGCTCTTGACAGGGTTGCTCTTTCTTCTGCAGAACTGGATTGCCCGCACAGATGTGGAAATCATCAAAATGTTCGGGTTTGTAACGTATTTGGGGTTGCGGTTAATGCCCGTATTTATGGCATCGTTGTCTTTCGTTCGAGTGCCATCGGGCAAACTGATGGCTGCACTGCAACAAATGAAACTGCCGATGGGCATGGTGATAGCGATTACGGTTAGTTCGCGCTATATGCCCGTTATGCGGCTTGAACACGAAGCGATTCAGACTTCAGCCAGTCTAAGAGGCGTTTCATATCGTTCCCCTAAAAATTGGCTACGCCCGCTACGTACATTTGAACATACGATCGTTCCTTTGCTGATGCGGAGTCTGAAAATTTCGGATCAACTTGCAGCATCAGCGACTACGAAAGGCATCGATTATCCTGGCAAAAAAACGAGTATTTATCAAATCTCCTTCAGATGGCAGGACTATATGTTACTGCTTGTGTACGTAGGGTGGCTCTTTGTGGTCTATCAACATGAGGTGATTCAATAA
- a CDS encoding ABC transporter ATP-binding protein: MEPKRSIEPEPIIEPKPIIELKDVSFKYNESAEQLKYINLTINEGECVVITGPSGCGKTTLTRLINGLIPNFYEGELTGTVVLQGRNIKDIAAWDFGRIVGSVFQDSRSQFFTSVVQDEIAFCGENYGMDAEQIRKRVEELAEEMQLTSLLHSGVHQLSSGQKQKVAVASARLANPDILVMDEPSANLDMVATRELADILSVLKASRKSIIVADHRLYYLLPLADRIVYMNQGEIAAEWTPEELLSLSEEMLHDYGLRSPVLKVPSHVVGDPGCIQPERIALHDVRIAPKKFKRAVLDRVTFSLRKGEVVCMTGPNGVGKTTLARTLCGLLKEQKGYISIDEQPVKAKQRLGKLWFVMQDSDYQLFSDSVLNELLLSHEKESDAARRAEHLLKQLDLWAFRDQHPASLSGGQKQRLTFAVGLMSRPDILILDEPTSGLDGKNMRRVVNLIREIAATGVTVIVITHDYELVYGACERLLFFQENTLKLEMKLTEKDAPTVIQLMDTLRAVPAG, encoded by the coding sequence ATGGAACCTAAACGAAGTATAGAGCCAGAACCAATCATAGAACCTAAACCGATCATTGAGCTGAAGGATGTGTCATTCAAGTACAATGAGTCGGCTGAACAATTGAAATATATAAACCTTACTATTAACGAGGGGGAATGCGTGGTCATTACGGGGCCATCAGGTTGTGGCAAGACAACCCTCACGCGTCTCATCAATGGCCTTATCCCGAACTTTTATGAGGGAGAGCTGACAGGAACCGTTGTCTTACAAGGGAGAAATATAAAGGATATTGCAGCGTGGGATTTCGGGCGGATCGTAGGGAGTGTTTTTCAAGATTCGAGAAGCCAATTTTTCACCTCGGTCGTGCAAGATGAAATCGCATTCTGTGGCGAAAATTACGGGATGGATGCGGAGCAAATACGGAAGCGCGTAGAGGAGTTAGCGGAGGAAATGCAGTTGACTTCACTGCTACATAGCGGCGTTCATCAACTGTCCAGCGGGCAAAAGCAGAAGGTAGCAGTCGCATCTGCCCGCTTGGCGAACCCTGATATTTTGGTAATGGATGAGCCTTCAGCCAATCTGGATATGGTAGCAACCCGTGAACTGGCGGACATTTTGTCTGTACTGAAGGCGAGTCGGAAATCGATCATCGTTGCCGACCATCGCCTCTACTATTTGCTGCCGCTCGCGGATCGAATTGTGTATATGAATCAAGGAGAGATCGCTGCCGAGTGGACTCCTGAAGAGCTGCTTTCCCTTAGTGAGGAGATGTTACATGACTATGGACTGAGATCGCCCGTGCTCAAAGTCCCCTCGCATGTTGTTGGTGACCCCGGCTGCATCCAGCCGGAACGAATTGCACTTCATGACGTGAGAATCGCGCCTAAAAAATTTAAGCGGGCTGTGCTGGATCGGGTAACTTTTTCACTTCGCAAAGGTGAAGTGGTGTGTATGACAGGACCGAATGGCGTAGGTAAAACGACGCTAGCCAGAACGTTATGCGGGTTATTGAAGGAGCAGAAAGGTTATATTTCGATTGATGAACAGCCTGTCAAAGCAAAGCAACGTCTCGGTAAACTGTGGTTCGTCATGCAGGACAGCGATTATCAGCTTTTTTCGGACAGCGTGCTGAATGAACTGTTATTGTCGCACGAGAAAGAGTCTGATGCAGCACGCCGAGCAGAACATTTGCTCAAACAATTAGATTTGTGGGCATTTCGCGATCAACATCCTGCCTCTTTGTCCGGTGGGCAGAAGCAGCGTTTGACGTTTGCCGTCGGTTTAATGAGCCGTCCCGATATTTTAATTTTGGATGAGCCTACTTCCGGACTAGATGGAAAAAACATGCGACGAGTTGTAAATCTCATTAGGGAAATTGCAGCAACAGGCGTAACCGTGATCGTCATTACGCACGATTATGAGCTGGTGTACGGCGCGTGTGAGCGGTTGCTATTCTTCCAAGAGAACACACTGAAACTGGAAATGAAGCTTACAGAAAAAGATGCTCCTACTGTCATTCAATTGATGGATACGTTGCGGGCTGTCCCTGCAGGATGA
- a CDS encoding AAA family ATPase — protein MKGKRDNPMSKHNANVRLPRAKGIDMATVYTPKECAVKVKHFLLPERNHNIVAEFLAILGMREVFEEHGVPIPNKVVMYGPPGTGKTLTAFYMAKMLDLPLILVRLDAIIHSHLGETGSNIRKIFDYARSYPCVLFLDEFDALARTRESNDEVKEMARAVNTLLQCLDDFGDKSIFMAATNLEKELDRAIWRRFDTKMTYELPDDQSRQLYMERLIGPFAREEGILADACEQLAGCSFADIEQIMLKAKRKAIIEHKPLHKKHVSASYQEYQPAVM, from the coding sequence ATGAAAGGAAAGCGTGATAACCCAATGAGTAAACACAACGCAAATGTGCGACTTCCCCGCGCTAAAGGAATAGATATGGCGACCGTATATACGCCTAAAGAATGTGCAGTAAAAGTGAAACACTTTCTGCTTCCAGAGCGCAACCATAACATTGTGGCAGAATTTCTAGCCATATTAGGCATGAGAGAAGTGTTTGAGGAGCATGGCGTTCCGATCCCTAACAAAGTGGTCATGTATGGTCCACCGGGAACGGGTAAGACATTAACTGCTTTTTATATGGCTAAGATGCTAGACCTTCCGCTTATTCTCGTACGTTTGGATGCTATTATCCATAGCCATCTAGGTGAAACGGGGAGCAATATTCGTAAAATTTTTGATTACGCTCGATCCTATCCTTGTGTGTTATTTCTTGATGAGTTTGATGCCCTTGCAAGGACGAGAGAAAGCAACGATGAAGTCAAGGAGATGGCGCGCGCCGTAAACACATTGCTGCAATGTCTGGATGACTTTGGTGATAAGAGTATTTTTATGGCTGCTACCAATTTGGAAAAAGAGCTGGATAGGGCGATTTGGCGCCGATTTGATACGAAAATGACTTACGAATTACCGGATGACCAGAGTCGACAACTGTATATGGAACGGCTTATCGGCCCTTTTGCAAGAGAAGAAGGAATATTGGCAGATGCATGTGAGCAACTTGCTGGATGCAGCTTTGCGGATATCGAACAAATCATGCTTAAAGCGAAGCGGAAGGCGATAATCGAACATAAACCACTTCATAAAAAGCATGTGTCGGCTTCGTATCAGGAGTACCAACCTGCTGTCATGTAG